In a genomic window of Flavobacterium crassostreae:
- a CDS encoding C40 family peptidase translates to MKTVFYCIAILVFFSACKSNTGIANANSKKKEKTNSGLAESIVASALQNLGIGYKTAGTTKAGYDCSGLVFTVYGNHNIQLPRTSLQQSKTGLFLGTDISKAKKGDLIFFRTNNQSPINHVGIVTAVEDQELIFVHSSTSKGVILSSTKQPYYKKTFAQVNRVVF, encoded by the coding sequence ATGAAAACGGTTTTTTATTGCATTGCTATTTTAGTGTTTTTTAGCGCCTGTAAATCCAATACTGGCATTGCAAATGCTAACTCTAAAAAGAAAGAAAAAACCAACTCAGGCTTAGCCGAATCCATTGTTGCTTCTGCCCTGCAAAATTTAGGCATTGGTTATAAAACGGCTGGCACCACCAAAGCGGGTTATGATTGTTCTGGACTTGTATTCACGGTATATGGCAACCACAATATCCAACTCCCTAGAACGTCGCTACAACAATCTAAAACAGGATTGTTTTTAGGAACTGACATTTCAAAAGCAAAAAAAGGCGATCTTATCTTTTTTAGAACCAACAACCAATCGCCAATCAATCATGTTGGAATAGTAACTGCGGTAGAGGATCAAGAGTTAATTTTTGTACACAGCTCCACCTCAAAAGGCGTTATTCTATCTTCAACCAAACAACCGTATTACAAAAAAACATTTGCTCAAGTAAACAGAGTCGTGTTTTAA
- a CDS encoding ComEC/Rec2 family competence protein gives MKVLQYPLTPITVFFILGILLANMANINPNTIYHWFGMAITLLVAACLISIKRAINPLYFLSSVCLLALALGTIAQLSHSSNSQKHHYNHHPTAFSQTQEIKLLVREKLKNTPYHDRYVALLTQINGRNATGKIIVQVTKDKKVPGLIPGSSLKLQGRLQRHKKTLHPNQFDYGKYLDSKQIHAQLYTNYANIAIGTEYQKDLWYYSALLRNKIVQNLKESNFNQTELNVATALILGQKQEITPEILQDYRYAGATHILSVSGLHVGFIVVLLNFVLKPFGNNPKGRLIKLLCTLFCLFFFALLTGLLPSVVRSVTMFSFVAIGLFINRKNAIYYTLVVSLLLILVCKPSFLFEVGFQLSYLALFFIVWLQPTLSKIVTPKQKITRYVWDLFTVTLAAQLGTLPLSIYYFHQFPGLFFVTNLVVIPLVSLIMILGISVMSLAAIGYVPFILSKPLEYGIYGLNYLISTIASLEQFILKDIPLNLELMLGMYLGIVTLVIWIKNYKYKQLILVLLAIIGVQITYFKTQWQIQKQQEWIVYNINRSTLISSRKGTKISLYANQKTIAAKQKVLKPYQIAHFSSIQNIQKIPNFAYFNKHKIAIIDSSGVYIQNSQPDVLLLTASPKINLERVLQLLQPKVIVADASNYKSLQNQWKETCKKQKIPFHATAEKGFFILK, from the coding sequence ATGAAAGTACTTCAATATCCTTTAACGCCTATTACAGTCTTTTTTATATTAGGAATTCTGCTTGCTAATATGGCAAACATAAATCCCAATACTATTTACCACTGGTTTGGCATGGCTATTACCCTACTAGTTGCTGCTTGTTTAATTTCTATTAAAAGAGCTATAAATCCACTTTATTTTTTGTCAAGCGTTTGCTTACTTGCACTTGCACTTGGAACCATTGCACAACTAAGCCATTCTAGCAATTCACAAAAACACCATTACAACCACCACCCTACCGCTTTTAGCCAGACGCAAGAAATAAAACTGCTGGTGCGCGAAAAACTAAAAAACACGCCGTATCACGATCGGTATGTAGCATTACTAACCCAAATAAACGGGCGTAATGCTACCGGCAAAATAATCGTACAGGTTACAAAAGATAAAAAAGTACCGGGTTTAATTCCAGGAAGCAGTCTGAAACTCCAAGGCAGACTACAAAGACATAAAAAAACGCTACATCCAAATCAATTTGATTATGGTAAGTACTTAGATAGCAAGCAAATTCATGCACAACTTTATACCAACTACGCCAACATAGCCATAGGTACGGAGTACCAAAAAGACCTTTGGTATTATAGTGCCCTATTGCGAAACAAAATTGTCCAAAACCTTAAAGAAAGTAATTTTAACCAAACCGAATTAAATGTAGCCACGGCTTTGATATTGGGCCAAAAACAAGAAATAACACCCGAAATCCTACAAGATTACAGATACGCTGGTGCCACACATATTTTATCGGTTTCCGGATTGCATGTTGGTTTTATAGTAGTGCTGCTAAATTTTGTTCTAAAACCATTTGGCAACAATCCAAAGGGACGTTTGATAAAACTACTTTGCACTCTTTTCTGTCTGTTTTTCTTTGCTTTATTAACCGGATTATTGCCTTCGGTGGTGCGCTCGGTAACTATGTTTTCTTTTGTTGCAATAGGATTGTTTATAAATAGAAAAAATGCTATTTATTACACTTTAGTCGTCTCTTTGTTACTTATTTTAGTTTGCAAGCCTTCGTTTTTATTTGAGGTAGGTTTTCAACTTAGTTATCTCGCCTTATTCTTTATTGTCTGGCTGCAACCCACTCTTTCCAAAATTGTGACACCCAAACAGAAAATAACCCGTTATGTTTGGGATCTTTTTACCGTAACCTTAGCAGCACAATTAGGAACTTTACCGCTAAGTATTTATTATTTTCATCAATTTCCGGGACTGTTTTTTGTGACCAATTTAGTTGTTATTCCGTTGGTAAGTCTCATTATGATTTTGGGTATAAGCGTGATGTCTCTGGCAGCAATCGGCTACGTTCCTTTTATCCTTTCTAAACCATTAGAGTATGGAATTTATGGCTTAAACTACCTTATCAGCACTATTGCATCCCTAGAGCAATTTATACTTAAAGACATACCCCTAAACCTGGAATTAATGCTTGGTATGTATTTAGGGATAGTAACTTTGGTTATTTGGATCAAAAACTACAAATACAAGCAGCTAATTCTGGTATTACTTGCCATAATAGGAGTACAAATTACCTACTTTAAAACCCAATGGCAGATCCAGAAACAACAAGAGTGGATTGTTTATAACATAAACCGAAGTACTCTGATTTCGAGCCGAAAAGGAACTAAAATTTCGCTCTACGCAAACCAAAAAACTATCGCTGCAAAGCAAAAGGTTCTTAAACCATATCAAATTGCTCACTTTAGTAGCATTCAAAACATCCAAAAAATACCAAATTTTGCTTATTTTAACAAACACAAAATAGCAATTATAGATAGCTCCGGAGTATATATCCAAAACAGCCAACCAGATGTGCTGCTGCTAACGGCATCTCCCAAAATAAATTTAGAAAGAGTACTACAATTACTACAACCTAAAGTTATCGTTGCAGATGCCTCCAATTATAAATCCCTACAAAACCAATGGAAAGAAACTTGCAAAAAACAAAAAATCCCTTTTCATGCCACTGCCGAAAAGGGATTTTTTATTCTGAAATAA
- the lpxB gene encoding lipid-A-disaccharide synthase — protein sequence MKYYILAGEASGDLHGSNLIKQIIQQDKEAQIRCWGGDLMQEAGAELVSHYKERAFMGFAEILKNLSSVLKFIRFCKKDIAAFNPDALVFIDNSGFNLRIAKWAKPKGFKTFYYISPQVWASRPGRVETIKKTIDHMYVVLPFVKPFYKKHHYDVTYVGHPLLDAIANQKSVDPILFRQENQLSNKPIIALLPGSRKQEITKMLAEMLQMAPHFPEYQFVIAGAPSQEYAFYKPFITHKNIGFISNKTYDLLKIATAALVTSGTATLETALFKVPEVVCYKGNWISYQIAKRIITLKYISLVNLIMDKEVVKELIQEDFNSKNIQKELAKLLEPHYRQKLLAEYELLEQKLGGKGASEKTATRIIQELKK from the coding sequence ATGAAATATTATATCCTAGCTGGCGAAGCCTCCGGAGATTTACACGGATCTAACCTTATTAAACAAATTATACAACAAGATAAAGAGGCGCAAATACGATGTTGGGGAGGAGATTTAATGCAAGAGGCTGGAGCAGAATTAGTCTCGCATTACAAAGAGCGTGCCTTTATGGGATTTGCCGAAATACTCAAAAACCTATCCTCTGTTTTAAAATTTATTCGCTTTTGCAAAAAAGACATTGCTGCTTTTAATCCCGATGCTTTGGTGTTTATTGACAATTCTGGTTTTAACCTGCGTATCGCTAAATGGGCAAAACCAAAGGGTTTTAAAACCTTTTATTACATCAGTCCGCAAGTTTGGGCCTCCAGACCCGGAAGAGTAGAGACCATCAAAAAAACCATTGATCACATGTATGTGGTCTTGCCTTTTGTAAAACCTTTTTACAAAAAACACCATTATGACGTTACTTATGTAGGACACCCGCTCTTAGACGCTATTGCCAACCAAAAAAGTGTGGACCCAATACTTTTTAGACAAGAAAACCAATTATCTAACAAACCAATAATCGCCTTACTGCCCGGAAGCCGAAAGCAAGAAATCACAAAAATGCTAGCCGAAATGCTACAGATGGCACCCCATTTTCCGGAGTATCAATTTGTAATTGCCGGAGCACCAAGTCAAGAATATGCCTTTTACAAACCATTTATTACCCACAAAAACATTGGCTTTATTAGCAACAAAACCTACGACTTATTAAAAATTGCCACTGCTGCATTAGTAACCTCTGGAACAGCAACATTAGAAACCGCTTTATTCAAAGTGCCCGAAGTAGTTTGTTATAAAGGAAATTGGATTTCATACCAAATTGCCAAACGTATAATCACCCTAAAATACATCTCCTTAGTGAATTTAATAATGGACAAAGAGGTCGTTAAAGAATTAATACAAGAGGATTTTAATTCTAAGAACATTCAAAAAGAACTTGCTAAACTTCTCGAGCCCCATTACAGACAAAAATTACTTGCCGAATACGAATTGCTGGAGCAAAAATTAGGCGGAAAAGGTGCTAGTGAGAAAACAGCCACACGGATCATTCAGGAATTAAAAAAATAA